CCGGAGCCGTCCATGTCCCGCGTTACCTTGAGTCGCTATTTGATTGAGCAGACCCGCAGCAACAACACTCCTGCCGATCTGCGCTTCCTGATCGAAGTGGTGGCGCGTGCCTGCAAGGAGATCAACCACGCCGTGTCCAAAGGCGCCCTGGGTGGTGTTCTGGGCAGCATGGGCACCGAAAACGTGCAAGGCGAAGTGCAGAAAAAGCTCGACGTGATCTCCAACGAGATTCTGCTCGAAGCCAACGAATGGGGCGGTCACCTGGCCGGCATGGCGTCCGAAGAAATGGACAATGCCTACCAGATCCCGGGCAAGTACCCGAAAGGCGCATACCTACTGGTATTCGACCCGCTGGACGGTTCGTCGAACATCGACATCAACGCCCCGGTCGGCACCATCTTCTCGGTACTGCGTTGCCCGAATGAATACCTGAGCCAGAACGAGCCGCTGAACGAGAAAGCGTTCCTGCAGCCAGGCACCCAGCAAGTGGCCGCCGGTTACGCGATCTACGGCCCACAGACCATGCTGATCCTGACCCTGGGCGACGGCGTCAAAGGCTTCACCCTGGATCGTGAAATGGGCAGCTTCGTGCTGACCCATGAAAACATCACCATTCCGGAAACCACCCAGGAATTCGCCATCAACATGTCCAACCAGCGTCACTGGGAAGCCCCGGTCCAGCGCTATGTTGGCGAGCTGCTGGCCGGTGAAGAAGGTCCGCTGAAAAAGAACTACAACATGCGTTGGGTTGCGGCGATGGTTGCCGACGTCCACCGCATCCTGACTCGTGGCGGTCTGTTCATGTACCCGCGCGACAGCCGCGAGCCATCCAAGCCGGGCAAGCTGCGTCTGATGTACGAAGCCAACCCGATGTCGTTCCTCGTCGAACAAGCGGGCGGCGCGTCCACCGACGGTCATCAGCGCATCCTCGACATTCAGCCGGAAGGCCTGCACCAGCGCGTTGCGGTATTCCTCGGCTCGAAAGAAGAAGTCGCTCGCGCGACGGCCTACCACAAGGAATAAACCATGCACGCGCCCTGGCAGCCGGTGCTCGATTGGTGGTTCGGAAATGCCGAATCCCCGGACGAGATATCCGCTGACAAGGGCAAGTTGTGGTTCGGCAAGCGAGACAGCCAAGACCTCGAAGCGCGTGAGCGTTTCGGGGTCTTTGTCGATCAGGCCCTGGCCGGCGAATTGACCGAGTGGACGCAATGTCCTGAAGGTTGGCTGGCGC
This window of the Pseudomonas fluorescens genome carries:
- a CDS encoding class 1 fructose-bisphosphatase → MSRVTLSRYLIEQTRSNNTPADLRFLIEVVARACKEINHAVSKGALGGVLGSMGTENVQGEVQKKLDVISNEILLEANEWGGHLAGMASEEMDNAYQIPGKYPKGAYLLVFDPLDGSSNIDINAPVGTIFSVLRCPNEYLSQNEPLNEKAFLQPGTQQVAAGYAIYGPQTMLILTLGDGVKGFTLDREMGSFVLTHENITIPETTQEFAINMSNQRHWEAPVQRYVGELLAGEEGPLKKNYNMRWVAAMVADVHRILTRGGLFMYPRDSREPSKPGKLRLMYEANPMSFLVEQAGGASTDGHQRILDIQPEGLHQRVAVFLGSKEEVARATAYHKE